DNA from Fundulus heteroclitus isolate FHET01 chromosome 17, MU-UCD_Fhet_4.1, whole genome shotgun sequence:
GACCCTTTTAGTCCCTATTTGTCTGATTTTATCGGGTCCTGCTCTTTCCAATACagatttttcctattttaactttttacctTTTACAATCTGCTATGTTTCACCAATTTAGGGTTAGGGTATTTATGTTATGCTAAACTTCTTGTTTTATCCTAcgttttataattttaattatatattttactaCTACCAATTCTATTATCTATTATTATCTTACCTTCTATGTTTTATTGCTATAGTTTGTTTTATTCTACGCTTTGTTTCCttttgaatatttatatatgtcTCTTTATCGCTgccaatttattatttattattatcttacttctatgttttattgttatagtTCCCCTTCCCCTTATTTCCTCTTTAACAATTAATTACAACTACCTACACTCTATACAAaccaagacagacagacaaataTTTACGTTTTGCTTAAGCTTCAGTTCTCAACTATGCACTTCTTGTGCTTTGCGTTGAAGGCCTATTTTATTCTTACAGTAACTTTCCTCACTGTCTCTTACAGTGGCACACACATTTTTCCCAGCCGTCAGGCTCCACTCCTCGATAGGCTAAGTGAAGGACGTCCCCTTCGAGCGGTACTTATCTCCTCTGACTATCGCTTAGCCAGGCTTAATCACCAATACTTTTATACACAGCACAACTTTATAGAACACTTTGACTATCACTTAGTCACCAATACCCTTATTTTGCCACAGATATGAACCATACACTAAATGCATCCACTGCTCCGAGTGGCTGCCTCATCAGACTTTGTCAATCGCTTTGACCGGTCTGTCCCTACTTCTCCAACAATTGTCTATTCAGACACAAAAAAGTTCATGCACCAATCAATACCTTACACAAAAATGCATCTACTTACATTAGCCATACATTCATGCACATATACTTTTTGCATCAATTAATACCTTAAACAAAAATGCAGCCACTTACATTAGCCATATATTCATACACATATACCTTTTGCATCAATCAATACCTTAAACAATAATGCAGCCGCTTACATTAGCCATACATTCAACACCTTAAACAAACATGCAACCACTTACAATAGCCATACAATCACCTTTTAAGCAAAAATGCAGCCACTTACAATAGCcatacattcacacacactaaacaaaaatgcagccattcacaatagccatacattcacacacacacatacctttTGGACCGCTCTCCAGCCTATTCTGCTCTTCTTGTAtgttattttatgtatatattacTTAATTTAGAATGCTAGGTTCTTTTAGGAGAGCTGTGTGATGCCTGACGTCCACCAGCCACCTGCCGGAGGCAGGTTCCCCACAAATTTAGATAATTATAACAAATTAGTATCTCACCTGTATTGGTGGATTAGTGGGCCCTTGGGGTTCCTGGCCTCCAACCGGTGGCAGCAGTCGTCCGGGATCACGCTTCCTCCTGGCTGGCTCGCCAAAATGTCGTGGATGTCCTTCACACGACGTAATGATTTGTGCTAAGTCCTTCAAAAATTCTAAGTTCTTGGTAAGGCAGTTAAAAATATCCAACAGTGGTCAAAAAAGTGAGCAGAAGTAGCTGGGTATCGATCCAGAATGGTTTATTGCAATAATACAAGTCAACCATACATGAGATGTTCTGCGGACAACATCTGACAAACAAAGAAAGTGGTCTGCTTATATACATTCCCTGGGTCTTGGGGGCTCCTCCCCGAGCCCCTCCTATTTATTACGTATTTTCAATTACTTTTCCACGGatatctttgttattttattacatatcGGTGGAAACTTCCCGAgggtgcatatttttttaaacattggtTACACATTGTTACATCCTTCCAGATGGCCCCACCCCATTATGTTAACATCATTTACAAAACATGGCTACCCATCATTACCTTCTTCCAGATGACAACACCTCATTACGTTAACATCATTTGGTCATTCTGGACAGCTGCACATCATCTCTTTTTCCGGACCTTTACCatacacattttgtttacacTACAGTATAATTTGAtttctggttctgatgtttcCGTGGTGCATCGTGTACTTCTCCTCCTGCCCGGGCCTGTGTGCATCAATTCTCTAACTCTCAACTTGACCTctgactgacacacacacatttcccccAGATACATGTTAAAGCACACTTTTTTAATCATTGTGATAACAATACATTCATTGTGAGATATGTAAGCACACCCTTTAACTACTGTGACAAAAAATACATGCATTGTGAGATATTAATCCACTAcagttggatgtacgtttctttcgtttaccgaagaaagacaaaagaaatggatattttcaatgaagaaggacccaggcagacaatcccaatgaccgggggagccatcataccccgacggaatttgcagtctacactttatctccggtaaatacaacttaattttgcactagtcattgttctacttaaataactatataaataaaaaaataggatatatacttaagtcaatACGTAAACGTTCGgcagaggggaggtggcgatcgctagacaGGGCCGagagaagcggagtcgatgcgctgctgctgcaccagacagcggctgcattacgcccatgttcacgcgcgctagtacgtctgtgtacattttaataagacaaaaacaccaaaaataatcctttgtgaactattttttttaacctacagGGCCGGtgctcctctctgctgaggcgcggtctgtgtccgactccgctttctgctgttacacaaacatgtgtgaacatccattcatccatccattttctgacccgcttaatccctcattgggtcgcgggggttgctggtgcctatgtcccaATATCAACTTACTCTttaaacgatcttgtgatacgttatctaaagaagaaaaatacgtctgTGTGCGCCCGCTATGTGTTCGCCTTCTGCCTTCTAGTcaggcgcgcatgcgcgaaaaacccggatgaaaacaatagcagtgaactggtctattctATGATTTGGCTGGTAAAGACTATACATCAAACTGGCTGTCAACACCAGCTTATGTACTACAGAAGCCCCTTGTCAAAATTTTAAGTTTTTGGATAGTGGCATTTTGTGTACTTAGAAATAGTGGCAGAATGCTTACAAGACCCAAACATTTTGTAAGCATTGCAATAATAAAGCAACATCTATGATGATGTAACAAAAGTCAGGTAAAACATCAAgtcaaattattcaaaaataacAAGATAGGGCAGCACATGACAAAAATCATACAAACCCAAATAGAAAGGAGTGTTCTCCTGTCTAGAAAAGTCATCCAGATAGGATATTCCCAACGGCATGGAGGGAGTCTCCAATTCCACACAGCATGTTTCCCAGGAAACCGTAGATCCACATGGACGAGCCAGCTGCCTTTTCACAAGCTGAGAGGAAGAAGACCGGCTTTAAACTTTATGTAGCGATGACTGTGCAggttctgtcatggtttagttttggtttggcttctgTTCTCCATTAGTTGTCACTTTTCTTCCTCGTTTGGGTTTTTAACGTGCAGGTTTTTAACCTAAAGTCAAAAACCTGctgtttttgactttatttattgttagttttcagtttcatcGTCCCTTCTCACtctgccttcacttcactccctctgcagtcagtcgcACCTGTTAGCCATTTTCTaatcaatcagtcagactctttccacctgttagttcccctatttaaacctccctctgtgctCATTTCTTCGCTGGTCTTTTGTCGTTTAATACCTACTCCATGCATGTCTGAATTTGTCTCCTGCATAACTGGTACCCTGacacctctgcttctcctcaaGGTTAGTCCTGCTAGCTGTCTCTAAGAAGCTGTTAACTCTGATAACaatctctgagaagctgtggacccAGTTAGCCGTCTGAGAAGCTGTTAACTGTAACCGTCAGACGTGACAGAACTGCATTAGTTTGGTTTGGGACatgacagactgcatttcccatgatgcaatatggtcaaaatggccaccaactcccatcatgcaacacggccaAATGGCcaccgatcaagataaggttgccaAGGTAATGGCTATAAAACCCGGCCAAAGACCgcaatcttccttcttcttgGCTTTCTGCCAGTCAGGGAAGGCACGCATCTACTACTCTGTGGATAAACCCCCCCATGCCACGTGCTCGATAACTCTTTGCTGGACCGAAGATTACCGACACAAACTCCATTCCCTGCTCTGCTGATACagaacaggaggtcgacttaaaaagaagtgctttttaaattccctctgatcagagactgagagccgccttatctcccagtgatcggaAGAGAACCCCGCTTTTGTTTGGCCGAACAAAGGGACTGGAAGCccggagagggagagaggggaaGGAATTTCCCCTCCTGGTCCCCGCTGCCGCCCGCGGATACCTGCGTCGTCGAGACGCCTTCAGGACGCCGCGTTACTCGGAGCGCTCACGGACCGAGCCGGGACAAAGTCAagcaaacgtttttttttccccttttatttattttattttcacccacaggggTGGTTTAaaagtgcctgggcaggtgttAGGTACTTAGTTAAATGCTTTTTACTTCAAGGCGGAGTGTTTTTAACCGTTGAATATctttctatgtgtgtgcatgccTTTTTACAAGTGATTTTTGTCGTGTTTGATTTGTGGTTTGTAAGGACCCCGCCGCGGGTCCTTCTTCAACTctctttccatcttcttccatcttttcccctctctcttctctcttcttATCAGTGGATTCGATCGCTTTGTGTGAAACTTAGTTTGCGGTCTTTCTTTAAACTCACCAGTTagccgcgccctctcgaagcgaggtatcagccccatcagcgtaagcgtggttacatcattaggacctcccctcacgcatcacgcaaggGTGCAGAGCATAtgtcatcatagtcgccatcttgggagggtgtcgAGTAACTGAACTGTGGTTAGCTCAGCtactaagatttgctacctctcattttaatccattgttttttttcttttatttccacatatattttgcatgtttagtttagtagtgagttagatttccaaggttgttgaatcagagaattactgtaatggggaattgcttttggcttaataaacaacaactgtggaatagtaattgtttgtgttcatttcaattcagagttgcatggttattcagaattcagatcTAACCTCCTCtcggagttaacatctgatattaacacagagacattatcattggattggtgataacAAATAAgaatttaaactctaattgcagttatattggggttctcatagtctgccggataaacctcTTCAGTTAAAATCCAATGAGATCATTTGTTCCAGCACAcctgagttcataacagctaattaataactGCATTAGTAGTACAAATCATTACAAGTTTCCAGCTTTGGCATTACCACCAATTGAACTATGTTTTGTTATAGctaaattttgagttgaattacttattattttaattataataccaaattataattaataataataataataataagcatattcaaacagcttctggcatgatgtaactctgctagccgtctctgagaagctgtgaaCTCTGCTAGCCATCTCTGGGAATCTGTTAACTCTACTAGTCATCTCTGAGAATCTGTGGACTCTGCTGGTcatctctgtgaagctgtggactctgctggtcatctctgtgaagctgtgtACTCTGCTACccgtctctgtgaagctgtgtACTCTGCTACccgtctctgtgaagctgtgtACTCTGCTACTCGTTTCTGAAAAGCTGTGGACTCTACTAGtcatctctgagaagctgtgggcTCTGCTACCCGTCTATGAAAAGCTGTGTACTCTCTCACCTGCCAGTCAGTtcctgcatccttcacctccgcCTGGTAACAAACTCTGGTTCTCCATGTCATCACCATCCACTACCTGCAATAAACTTTCTTAAAacctactctgtgtgtgtgtgtgctgtgtctgggttcattcaagacaaaatcatgacaggttCAAGCTCAGGCCTAAAGTGGAAGGAGGTGAATGTCCAAACCAAATACCAGCTACCTTTCACGGCTGCTACATCAGGGATGTCATCATCCTTCTCGGTCAGGCTGTGATTGGACAAGCAGGGCAGGATGTTTTCAGTGCTGTTGACTTGAGTGTTGTGGGACATACTGGTCTCATAGAGAAAGTTAAGAACAATGTCAGAAACTCTGCAACCTAAACCAGGAATCTGAATTCAGTTGGACTTGCTCACAGCATACAGATATTAAATATAAGTAAGCAAACTTAAAAGgagatttaaaaatagaacagaaatacAGTTTATACTGTTACCtgtatgtatatacattttttttcggTGAAGTTTCTAGCTCTATAAGtgctttttgctttcatttataCAGAACAGTTCCTTCACCagccaatatttaaaaaagaagttGTTAGAGTAAATAGGTTGTATATTTACGGACCCTGTAAGAAGTGCGGCAGCGCAATGATAAAGGACCCGGTGGCCATGATCAAACAGCCGATACCAATCAGCCTGGGCCGATGGAGCTTTGCACCAAAGTAGCTCACAAAGGCGATTACCAACAAGTTCCCTGTGAAGGAAAAATGGTAACAATTATTGAGGTAGTTCCAGTATTTAGCTACTATTTTAAGAATAGAACATTTCTACTTCACAAACCCATTTCAAAACTGCCACTGATGACCCCAATCAGAGAGCTGGGAATGTCGAAGCGTCTCTCAATCTGG
Protein-coding regions in this window:
- the LOC118566636 gene encoding LOW QUALITY PROTEIN: solute carrier organic anion transporter family member 1B3-like (The sequence of the model RefSeq protein was modified relative to this genomic sequence to represent the inferred CDS: inserted 2 bases in 1 codon), translating into MTITQIERRFDIPSSLIGVISGSFEMGNLLVIAFVSYFGAKLHRPRLIGIGCLIMATGSFIIALPHFLQGPMSHNTQVNSTENILPCLSNHSLTEKDDDIPDVAAVKACEKAAGSSMWIYGFLGNMLCGIGXTPSMPLGISYLDDFSRQENTPFYLGLYDFCHVLPYLVIFE